One window from the genome of Halonatronomonas betaini encodes:
- a CDS encoding PhoH family protein, translating to MAKKIFVLDTNVLLMNPRSIFSFEDNDVIIPMAVLEEIDDQKNKSSDLGYNARETSRLLEDLREKGRLDEGVKLEGGGVLRVVINGHKRELPQNISLDKMDNRIINAAIHLKKNSDKEVILVSNDINLRLIADAFGLKAEMHKADRLTDEDLYTGYTQCEISGNKIDQFYQNGNLSIEDIDSEIEFYPNEFINLNTPGEGSKQSALGIIENDKLVKLRNDKRNALGIKPLNREQTMAMEILLRDEVELITLAGKAGTGKTLLALAAGLEKVLKEEKYNRILVARPVVPMGKDIGFLPGTKEDKLQPWMQPIFDNLDYILKQNKSSDITFNKLVEKDRIQIEPLTYIRGRSVPDQFIIIDEAQNLSKHEVKTIITRVGKNSKIILTGDPFQIDNPFLDKQNNGLTYLAYRLREIDITGHIMLEKGERSELARIASEML from the coding sequence ATCCAAGATCTATATTTTCTTTTGAGGATAATGATGTAATTATTCCAATGGCTGTTTTAGAGGAGATAGATGATCAAAAGAATAAGTCATCTGATTTAGGATATAATGCCAGAGAAACTTCAAGATTGTTAGAAGATTTAAGAGAGAAGGGACGACTTGATGAAGGTGTAAAGCTTGAAGGTGGCGGAGTTTTAAGGGTTGTAATAAATGGCCACAAAAGAGAACTGCCTCAAAATATTAGTTTAGATAAAATGGATAATAGAATAATTAATGCTGCCATACATTTGAAAAAAAATAGTGATAAGGAAGTTATCCTGGTTTCTAATGATATAAATTTAAGATTAATAGCTGATGCTTTCGGTTTAAAAGCTGAAATGCATAAGGCAGATAGATTAACAGATGAAGACTTATATACTGGTTATACTCAGTGTGAAATTAGTGGCAATAAGATAGATCAATTTTATCAAAACGGTAATTTAAGTATTGAAGATATAGATAGCGAAATTGAATTTTATCCTAATGAATTCATTAATTTAAATACACCAGGTGAAGGCTCTAAACAATCAGCTTTAGGTATTATTGAAAATGATAAGCTGGTTAAATTGAGAAATGACAAGAGAAATGCATTAGGGATTAAACCATTAAACCGGGAACAAACTATGGCTATGGAAATTCTGCTAAGAGATGAGGTTGAACTGATAACTTTAGCTGGTAAAGCTGGAACAGGTAAAACTTTACTGGCACTGGCTGCTGGGTTAGAAAAAGTTTTAAAAGAGGAAAAATACAATAGAATTTTAGTTGCAAGGCCGGTTGTACCAATGGGTAAGGATATTGGTTTTTTACCCGGTACAAAAGAAGATAAACTTCAGCCATGGATGCAGCCAATCTTTGATAATTTAGATTATATTTTGAAACAGAATAAGAGTTCTGATATTACTTTTAATAAATTAGTTGAAAAAGATAGGATTCAAATTGAGCCGCTGACATATATTAGAGGACGATCTGTACCTGATCAGTTTATAATAATAGATGAGGCCCAAAACCTATCCAAGCATGAAGTTAAAACTATTATAACCAGAGTGGGTAAAAATTCTAAAATTATATTAACTGGCGATCCATTCCAGATTGATAATCCATTTCTGGATAAACAGAATAATGGTTTAACTTATCTTGCTTACAGGTTAAGAGAGATAGATATTACAGGTCATATCATGCTTGAAAAGGGAGAAAGATCTGAATTAGCCAGAATAGCCAGTGAAATGTTATAG